A stretch of Gossypium hirsutum isolate 1008001.06 chromosome A06, Gossypium_hirsutum_v2.1, whole genome shotgun sequence DNA encodes these proteins:
- the LOC107944752 gene encoding putative ABC1 protein At2g40090, translated as MATRSLWRTRAKLAVAATALCTGGAAATIATSDDPAAALKLCTAVPLRLLRDSATAASIVFDYQYSLWGLPEGSNERAKIKHEVHLRSARKLQELCFRNGGIYIKLGQHIGQLEYLIPQEYVLTMRESMLNKCPVSSYDQVCEVFKKELGETPDKVFDEFDPKPIASASLAQVHIARTHDGQKVAVKVQHTHMTDTAAADQATVEFLVNTLHRLFPSFDYRWLVAEIRESLPKELDFLIEAKNSVKCLENFRKLSPHIADYVYAPEVHWSLSTSKLLIMEFMDGAYVNDVITIQKLGIHPSDVARLVSQTFAEMMFKHGFVHCDPHAANLLVRPLPSGKRRIFGKKKPQLILLDHGLYKELDFSTRFSYASLWRALVFSDANGIKEHSVKLGAGEDLYVLFAGILTMRPWNRVIDPAVDHLVIKGTDSDRSELQMYASQYFPQISELLSRLPRVILLMLKTNDCLRAVNNSLLQGSSLETFLIIGRVSSEAVVEAKMMQMKSLFSRIDIWFEEFLFEARLLALQIAFWLLRVRNALT; from the exons ATGGCAACGCGATCCCTTTGGCGTACGCGCGCCAAGCTAGCGGTTGCCGCCACTGCCCTTTGTACGGGAGGTGCAGCCGCTACTATCGCTACCTCTGACGACCCCGCCGCAGCTCTCAAGCTCTGCACCGCCGTCCCTCTCCGCCTTCTCCGTGACTCCGCAACTGCTGCATCTATCGTCTTCG ATTACCAGTATTCATTATGGGGACTACCCGAAGGAAGTAATGAGAGAGCTAAGATTAAACATGAAGTTCATTTAAGATCGGCACGAAAGCTTCAAGAACTTTGTTTTAGAAATGGAGGAATTTATATCAAGCTTGGCCAACATATTGGGCAATTG GAGTACCTAATTCCTCAGGAGTATGTTCTTACAATGAGGGAGTCGATGTTGAATAAGTGTCCGGTTTCTTCGTATGATCAAGTATGTGAAGTCTTCAAGAAGGAACTTGGAGAGACACCTGATAAA GTTTTCGATGAATTTGATCCAAAACCAATAGCAAGTGCTTCTCTTGCGCAAGTCCATATTGCTCGTACGCATGATGGTCAAAAAGTTGCTGTGAAG GTCCAGCACACTCACATGACAGATACTGCAGCTGCAGACCAAGCCACTGTGGAATTCCTTGTCAACACTCTACATCGGTTATTCCCATCTTTTGATTATAG ATGGTTGGTCGCTGAAATTCGAGAAAGTTTACCCAAG GAGCTAGACTTTTTGATAGAGGCAAAGAACAGCGTCAAATGTTTGGAAAATTTTCGGAAGCTGTCTCCTCATATTGCAGATTATGTTTATGCACCAGAGGTGCATTGGTCTTTGAGTACCTCAAAGCTTTTAATAATGGAATTCATGGACGGTGCATATGTGAatgatgttattaccattcaaAAACTTGGAATCCATCCTAGTGATGTTGCAAGATTG GTTAGTCAAACTTTTGCTGAGATGATGTTTAAACATGGATTTGTTCATTGTGATCCACATGCTGCTAATTTATTAGTTCGGCCGTTACCTTCTGGCAAAAGGAGAATTTTCG GCAAGAAAAAACCACAGTTGATATTGTTAGACCATGGTCTTTATAAAGAACTCGACTTCTCTACTAGATTCAGCTATGCTTCTCTTTGGAGG GCATTGGTGTTTTCTGATGCTAATGGAATAAAGGAACATAGTGTGAAATTGGGTGCTGGGGAGGACCTGTATGTGCTATTTGCAGGGATTCTAACGATGAGGCCCTGGAATCGGGTCATTGACCCAGCTGTGGATCATTTGGTCATAAAAGGCACTGATAGTGATCGTTCTGAACTACAG ATGTATGCATCTCAATATTTCCCTCAAATATCCGAGCTTCTCAGTCGACTGCCCCGTGTTATTCTATTAATGTTGAAGACAAATGATTGCTTAAGAGCAGTCAATAACTCTCTG TTACAGGGTTCTTCACTCGAGACATTTTTGATCATCGGAAGAGTTTCTTCCGAAGCTGTTGTCGAAGCAAAGATGATGCAGATGAAATCATTATTTTCCCGGATTGATATCTGGTTCGAGGAATTCCTTTTTGAAGCTCGCCTTTTAGCACTGCAGATAGCTTTTTGGCTTTTACGAGTCCGTAATGCATTGACTTGA
- the LOC121202864 gene encoding DNA replication complex GINS protein PSF3 isoform X1, whose protein sequence is MANYYNIDDILAEEEFVPVVFHKAANGVIIDPSSETNSVEQGAKVELPLWLAQDLYLRQAISISVPACFNQRTRLEIQADAACVDLKSRSPYFYEFGCKIAPLVGDKTIEILLLSAFKIRYKEILTKAYTAAYTTASKFLTLLTKEESNLYEAAQVSMSAFKKWRMGGPRLQRASVLGRKRRSFE, encoded by the exons atggcgAATTACTACAACATCGATGACATTCTTGCCGAGGAAGAG TTTGTTCCAGTTGTTTTTCATAAAGCAGCAAATGGAGTTATAATCGATCCAAGTTCTGAGACAAACTCc GTTGAACAAGGAGCAAAAGTGGAGCTTCCATTGTGGCTTGCTCAAGACTTGTACTTAAGGCAAGCCATATCCATAAGCGTCCCTGCCTGTTTCAATCAAAG AACACGGCTGGAAATCCAAGCTGATGCTGCTTGTGTTGATCTTAAATCTCGATCGCCATATTTTTATGAGTTTGGATGCAAGATAGCACCACT GGTTGGTGATAAAACCATTGAAATCTTGCTCTTATCGGCATTCAAGATCAGATATAAGGAGATCTTAACCAAGGCATATACTGCAGCATACACAACGGCTTCCAAATTCTTGACCCTTCTAACAAAAGAAGAATCAAATT TGTACGAAGCAGCTCAAGTTTCGATGTCGGCCTTTAAGAAGTGGCGGATGGGCGGCCCCAGGCTTCAAAGAGCTTCAGTTCTTGGAAGGAAAAGGAGGTCATTTGAATAA
- the LOC121202864 gene encoding DNA replication complex GINS protein PSF3 isoform X2 has product MANYYNIDDILAEEEFVPVVFHKAANGVIIDPSSETNSVEQGAKVELPLWLAQDLYLRQAISISVPACFNQRTRLEIQADAACVDLKSRSPYFYEFGCKIAPLVGDKTIEILLLSAFKIRYKEILTKAYTAAYTTASKFLTLLTKEESNSQVSMSAFKKWRMGGPRLQRASVLGRKRRSFE; this is encoded by the exons atggcgAATTACTACAACATCGATGACATTCTTGCCGAGGAAGAG TTTGTTCCAGTTGTTTTTCATAAAGCAGCAAATGGAGTTATAATCGATCCAAGTTCTGAGACAAACTCc GTTGAACAAGGAGCAAAAGTGGAGCTTCCATTGTGGCTTGCTCAAGACTTGTACTTAAGGCAAGCCATATCCATAAGCGTCCCTGCCTGTTTCAATCAAAG AACACGGCTGGAAATCCAAGCTGATGCTGCTTGTGTTGATCTTAAATCTCGATCGCCATATTTTTATGAGTTTGGATGCAAGATAGCACCACT GGTTGGTGATAAAACCATTGAAATCTTGCTCTTATCGGCATTCAAGATCAGATATAAGGAGATCTTAACCAAGGCATATACTGCAGCATACACAACGGCTTCCAAATTCTTGACCCTTCTAACAAAAGAAGAATCAAATT CTCAAGTTTCGATGTCGGCCTTTAAGAAGTGGCGGATGGGCGGCCCCAGGCTTCAAAGAGCTTCAGTTCTTGGAAGGAAAAGGAGGTCATTTGAATAA
- the LOC121202864 gene encoding DNA replication complex GINS protein PSF3 isoform X3, whose amino-acid sequence MANYYNIDDILAEEEFVPVVFHKAANGVIIDPSSETNSVEQGAKVELPLWLAQDLYLRQAISISVPACFNQRTRLEIQADAACVDLKSRSPYFYEFGCKIAPLVGDKTIEILLLSAFKIRYKEILTKAYTAAYTTASKFLTLLTKEESN is encoded by the exons atggcgAATTACTACAACATCGATGACATTCTTGCCGAGGAAGAG TTTGTTCCAGTTGTTTTTCATAAAGCAGCAAATGGAGTTATAATCGATCCAAGTTCTGAGACAAACTCc GTTGAACAAGGAGCAAAAGTGGAGCTTCCATTGTGGCTTGCTCAAGACTTGTACTTAAGGCAAGCCATATCCATAAGCGTCCCTGCCTGTTTCAATCAAAG AACACGGCTGGAAATCCAAGCTGATGCTGCTTGTGTTGATCTTAAATCTCGATCGCCATATTTTTATGAGTTTGGATGCAAGATAGCACCACT GGTTGGTGATAAAACCATTGAAATCTTGCTCTTATCGGCATTCAAGATCAGATATAAGGAGATCTTAACCAAGGCATATACTGCAGCATACACAACGGCTTCCAAATTCTTGACCCTTCTAACAAAAGAAGAATCAAATT AA